In the genome of Ancylomarina subtilis, one region contains:
- a CDS encoding HAD family hydrolase, with product MHRFKAIIWDYNGTLLNDVEIGVESINTMLQKRQLPLLTSESYREVFTFPVKDYYEKVGFNFQKEDWDCTAHEFIANYTQRLPNSDIFPEARVLLDIFKNQGKKQFILSAMEMKMLIESTKELAIQKFFTEISGIDNIYASSKIENGKNLFEKYQLKAEDVCLLGDTTHDYEVAQELGCHCYLIASGHQSFEKLKATGCPNIIHSLNDILTE from the coding sequence ATGCATAGATTTAAAGCCATCATTTGGGACTACAACGGCACACTCCTCAACGATGTTGAAATTGGAGTTGAGAGTATCAACACCATGTTACAAAAACGTCAACTTCCACTGCTAACAAGTGAAAGTTATCGTGAAGTATTCACCTTTCCCGTAAAAGATTATTATGAGAAAGTTGGCTTCAACTTTCAAAAAGAAGATTGGGACTGCACTGCACATGAGTTCATTGCCAATTATACCCAAAGACTACCAAATTCAGATATATTTCCTGAAGCCCGGGTTTTACTCGATATTTTCAAAAATCAAGGCAAAAAGCAATTCATTTTATCGGCCATGGAAATGAAAATGCTAATTGAGTCAACCAAAGAATTAGCTATTCAGAAGTTCTTCACCGAGATTTCAGGAATTGATAATATATATGCCAGTTCAAAAATTGAAAATGGCAAAAATCTATTTGAAAAATATCAGCTTAAAGCAGAAGACGTTTGTCTACTAGGTGATACAACTCATGATTACGAAGTGGCTCAGGAACTTGGCTGTCATTGCTATCTTATTGCATCAGGACATCAGTCTTTCGAAAAATTGAAAGCAACAGGATGTCCAAATATCATCCATAGCCTAAATGATATACTAACAGAATAA
- a CDS encoding DUF5020 family protein: MKKLLTIFAILSAFAVNAQNLQLHRDFERGHFTSTFEMFKMDKWGNTFTFVDFDYDKGNVSSAYYEIARVLKTEKMPIGLHIEYNGGTSNQFSFANAWIFGANYSKGNKDWGFSTYAGYKAIKGAEKANFQVTGTWYVNMFKGKVTFSGFADLWTEKGSDKAIAEYVVSDDIVFLTEPQFWYNATENLSLGGEIEISSNFQQTHKSYIRPTLAVKWNF; the protein is encoded by the coding sequence ATGAAAAAATTACTTACGATTTTCGCAATTCTTTCAGCCTTTGCTGTAAATGCTCAAAACTTACAATTGCACCGCGATTTTGAGCGTGGACATTTCACATCGACTTTCGAGATGTTTAAAATGGACAAATGGGGTAACACGTTTACCTTTGTAGATTTTGATTACGACAAGGGAAATGTAAGTTCTGCTTATTATGAAATCGCTCGTGTATTGAAAACCGAAAAAATGCCAATTGGTCTTCATATTGAATACAATGGTGGTACATCGAATCAATTTTCATTCGCCAATGCTTGGATTTTCGGTGCGAACTACTCAAAAGGAAATAAAGATTGGGGCTTCTCAACCTATGCAGGCTATAAAGCAATAAAAGGAGCAGAAAAAGCCAATTTCCAAGTTACAGGAACATGGTATGTAAACATGTTCAAAGGGAAAGTAACTTTCTCTGGGTTTGCAGACCTTTGGACTGAAAAAGGTAGCGATAAAGCAATTGCAGAATACGTTGTTTCTGATGACATAGTATTCTTAACAGAACCACAATTCTGGTACAATGCAACTGAGAATCTATCTTTAGGTGGAGAAATTGAAATCTCTAGCAATTTCCAACAAACGCATAAATCTTATATTCGTCCAACTTTAGCTGTTAAGTGGAATTTCTAA
- a CDS encoding NCS2 family permease yields MLDKFFNITGLGSNMKTEIVAGLTTFATMAYILAVNPYFLSVAGMDYGAVMTATALSAVIATLVMALVAKLPFALAPGMGLNAFFAFTVCGVMGCSWQLALTAVFAEGIIFLLLTFFNVREAIINSIPTNIKHAISVGIGLFIAFIGLAHKDVGIIVPGQGIPVHLGDLHSPGALLCILGIIVIGVLLIRKVKGAILIGLLAVTVVGLIPGIGVTSLPKDGALVSLPPSLDPIFFKFVGMEEILSWKFVSILFVFLFVDMFDTVGTLVGVASKADLLDKDGRVPRVKQALFADAIGTTVGAVMGTSTVTTYVESAAGVAEGGKTGMTSLTVAFMFFLALFFTPLFTMIPAAASSSVLVIIGIFMMSPITKINFDDYSEFIPAFLTMIMMPLTYSIAEGIAFGMLSYVVLKVLTGRYKELNIPMICIALIFVLKYIYNIGE; encoded by the coding sequence ATGTTAGATAAATTTTTTAATATTACAGGACTTGGCTCAAACATGAAGACTGAAATTGTCGCTGGTTTGACCACCTTTGCCACAATGGCATATATTCTTGCTGTAAATCCATATTTCCTTTCTGTAGCAGGTATGGACTACGGTGCTGTAATGACTGCGACAGCACTTTCTGCTGTTATTGCAACATTAGTTATGGCATTGGTCGCTAAACTTCCTTTTGCTTTGGCTCCGGGAATGGGCCTAAATGCTTTCTTTGCATTTACCGTATGTGGTGTAATGGGCTGTAGCTGGCAATTGGCTTTAACTGCCGTATTTGCTGAAGGAATCATCTTCTTATTACTGACATTTTTTAATGTTCGTGAGGCTATTATCAACTCAATCCCAACCAATATCAAGCATGCTATTTCGGTAGGTATCGGTTTGTTCATTGCATTTATTGGTTTAGCTCACAAAGATGTGGGGATTATCGTACCAGGACAAGGTATTCCTGTTCATTTGGGTGATCTTCATTCTCCAGGTGCCTTACTTTGTATTTTAGGAATCATCGTAATCGGAGTATTATTAATTCGTAAGGTTAAAGGAGCCATTCTTATTGGTCTTTTAGCTGTAACTGTAGTTGGTCTTATCCCTGGGATAGGTGTAACAAGTCTTCCTAAGGATGGAGCACTTGTAAGTCTTCCACCATCATTAGATCCAATTTTCTTCAAGTTTGTTGGAATGGAAGAAATTTTATCATGGAAATTTGTTTCGATCTTATTTGTATTCCTTTTTGTTGACATGTTCGACACAGTAGGAACACTTGTTGGGGTTGCTTCTAAAGCTGATCTTTTAGATAAAGATGGAAGAGTACCTCGAGTAAAACAAGCTCTGTTTGCTGATGCAATTGGTACAACTGTAGGTGCTGTAATGGGAACTTCAACTGTAACAACTTACGTTGAGAGTGCTGCTGGTGTTGCTGAAGGTGGTAAAACAGGTATGACTTCATTAACTGTTGCATTCATGTTCTTCTTAGCCTTATTTTTCACACCGCTGTTTACAATGATTCCAGCAGCTGCGAGTTCATCTGTTCTTGTGATTATTGGTATTTTCATGATGAGCCCTATCACCAAAATCAACTTTGATGATTACTCTGAGTTCATCCCTGCATTCCTTACAATGATTATGATGCCATTAACCTATAGCATCGCAGAAGGTATTGCATTTGGTATGCTTTCATATGTGGTTCTAAAAGTACTTACTGGTCGTTATAAAGAACTTAATATACCTATGATTTGCATCGCCCTTATTTTTGTATTGAAATACATCTACAATATTGGTGAATAA
- a CDS encoding alpha/beta fold hydrolase — protein MIKTIETSKYKIRFSDQGEGTVLVILHGYLESIETFHALALDLSKSARVICIDLPGHGQSIIKDAQITIDDMADAVHAVLVHLNLSSVHLIGHSMGGYVALAFAEKYAKYLASFSFLHSTANADTDEKRKNRSREIEFVRKGKKELICSTAVPNTFSKKNQGNFSKEIASLTKIALNTQDEGIVIALNAMMNRPDRNEVLKNLSVPKYSFIGKEDNFIPFEKGLDWADQNQMKAIVFEHSGHMSFIEEKEACVEAIQKLIL, from the coding sequence ATGATAAAAACAATTGAGACTTCAAAATATAAAATCAGATTCAGTGACCAAGGTGAAGGTACAGTGCTGGTTATTTTGCATGGTTACCTCGAGTCTATTGAGACTTTTCATGCTTTAGCTTTGGATTTGTCAAAATCTGCCAGGGTAATTTGCATTGATTTACCCGGACATGGTCAGTCAATAATTAAAGATGCTCAAATCACTATAGATGATATGGCCGATGCGGTACATGCTGTACTTGTTCATTTAAACTTAAGTTCGGTGCATTTGATTGGGCATTCAATGGGAGGTTATGTGGCTTTGGCCTTTGCCGAAAAGTATGCAAAATATTTGGCTAGTTTTTCTTTTCTACACTCCACAGCTAATGCTGATACAGATGAAAAGCGTAAGAATAGAAGCCGGGAAATTGAGTTTGTCAGAAAAGGTAAAAAGGAACTGATATGTAGTACAGCTGTTCCCAATACTTTTTCGAAGAAAAATCAGGGGAATTTTTCTAAAGAGATTGCTTCTTTGACTAAGATCGCTTTAAACACGCAAGATGAAGGTATAGTAATAGCCTTAAATGCCATGATGAATCGTCCGGATAGAAATGAGGTACTTAAGAACTTATCGGTTCCCAAATATAGTTTTATTGGAAAGGAAGATAATTTTATACCTTTTGAGAAAGGCTTGGATTGGGCTGACCAAAACCAGATGAAAGCGATCGTGTTTGAGCACTCTGGTCATATGAGTTTTATCGAGGAGAAAGAGGCTTGTGTAGAAGCGATTCAGAAATTAATTCTATAG
- a CDS encoding succinate dehydrogenase cytochrome b subunit yields the protein MSSFLSSSIGKKLIMSLSGLFLIVFVLVHLILNSFLLFDNTGELFNAGAHFMSLPIIRFGLQPVLAGGFIIHIIYAITLTLQNQKARPQKYAVQNLSNSSTWSSRNMFVLGGLVLVFIAMHLLHFFVPIQIEGNVHDDAQLVKALFTNGSMGLVYTGLYVLGAILLGLHLAHGFWSAFQSIGFSNKIWKKRLEKVSYFYAIFVAAGFTIIPLYLHFFA from the coding sequence ATGAGCAGTTTTTTAAGTTCATCAATTGGGAAGAAGCTGATAATGAGTTTATCAGGCCTTTTTCTTATTGTTTTTGTGTTGGTTCACTTGATATTAAACTCATTTTTGTTGTTTGATAACACAGGTGAATTATTCAACGCAGGAGCTCACTTTATGTCTCTACCGATTATCCGTTTCGGATTACAGCCGGTACTGGCAGGTGGATTCATTATCCACATCATTTACGCTATTACGCTAACATTGCAAAACCAAAAGGCTCGTCCTCAAAAGTATGCAGTTCAAAACTTGAGTAACAGTAGTACTTGGTCATCACGTAACATGTTCGTGTTGGGTGGTCTTGTATTGGTATTTATTGCAATGCACTTGTTGCATTTCTTTGTGCCTATTCAGATCGAAGGAAATGTACATGATGATGCTCAGTTGGTAAAAGCTCTTTTCACCAATGGTTCTATGGGATTAGTTTATACTGGTCTTTATGTTTTAGGAGCTATCCTTTTAGGATTACACTTGGCTCACGGATTCTGGTCTGCTTTCCAATCAATTGGTTTCAGCAATAAAATCTGGAAAAAACGTTTAGAAAAGGTATCTTACTTCTACGCAATTTTCGTTGCTGCAGGATTTACAATCATTCCTTTGTACTTACACTTTTTTGCTTAA
- a CDS encoding fumarate reductase/succinate dehydrogenase flavoprotein subunit, with the protein MTVLNSKIPAGPLAEKWSKHKAAIKVVSPANKRKLDIIVVGTGLAGGSAAASLAEMGYNVKAFCYQDSGRRAHSIAAQGGINAAKNYQNDNDSIYRLFYDTIKGGDYRAREGNVYRLAEVSGDIIDQCVAQGVPFAREYGGTLSNRSFGGVLVSRTFYARGQTGQQLLLGCYASMNRMIGQGKIEMHERNEMLDIVTVDGKARGIITRNLVTGEVERHGAHAVVIATGGYGNVFFLSTNAMGCNGGAAWQAYKNGAYFGNPCFVQIHPTCIPVHGEQQSKLTLMSESLRNDGRVWTPKKKEDAIKLQKGEMGPNDIADEDRDFYLERRYPSYGNLVPRDVASRAAKERCDAGFGVNETGKAVYLDFKYSIERLGRDVIEARYGNLFQMYEKITDVNPYNEPMQIYPAIHYSMGGVWVDYNLMTNIPGLYAIGEANFSDHGGNRLGASALMQGLADGYFILPYTIGDYLADEIQTPRIELNHPEFDKKEKAVQARLERLYNVKGDKSVDYFHKRLGNIMWDYVGMARNEKGLKYAIEEIAKIKADFYSNVRIPGDFDAMNIELEKAGRVADFLELGDLMARDALNRNESCGGHYREESVTEEGEAKRDDENFTFVSAWEYQGEDKDPILHKEDLVFETVELTQRSYK; encoded by the coding sequence ATGACAGTATTAAATTCAAAAATTCCAGCCGGGCCATTAGCTGAGAAGTGGTCAAAACACAAAGCTGCTATTAAAGTAGTTAGCCCTGCTAATAAGAGAAAATTAGATATTATCGTTGTAGGAACTGGTTTGGCCGGTGGATCTGCTGCTGCTTCTTTAGCAGAGATGGGATACAACGTAAAAGCATTTTGCTACCAGGATTCAGGTCGTAGAGCTCACTCTATTGCTGCTCAGGGTGGTATTAACGCTGCAAAAAACTATCAAAACGATAATGACTCGATTTATCGTTTATTCTATGATACAATTAAAGGTGGTGACTACCGTGCACGTGAAGGCAACGTTTACCGTTTGGCTGAAGTAAGTGGTGACATCATCGACCAATGTGTGGCTCAAGGTGTACCTTTTGCACGTGAGTATGGTGGAACCCTTTCAAACCGTTCATTCGGTGGTGTATTGGTAAGTCGTACTTTCTATGCTCGTGGTCAAACCGGACAGCAGTTGCTATTGGGATGTTACGCATCAATGAACCGCATGATCGGACAAGGTAAGATCGAAATGCATGAGCGTAACGAAATGCTTGACATTGTAACTGTAGATGGTAAAGCTCGTGGTATTATCACACGTAACCTGGTTACTGGTGAAGTTGAACGTCATGGTGCTCACGCTGTGGTTATCGCTACTGGTGGTTACGGTAATGTATTCTTCCTTTCAACCAATGCTATGGGTTGTAATGGTGGTGCTGCATGGCAAGCTTACAAGAATGGTGCATATTTCGGAAACCCTTGTTTCGTACAAATTCACCCAACTTGTATTCCTGTTCACGGTGAACAACAATCTAAATTAACTTTGATGTCTGAATCCCTTCGTAACGATGGTCGTGTTTGGACTCCAAAGAAAAAAGAAGACGCAATTAAATTGCAAAAAGGTGAAATGGGACCTAATGATATCGCTGATGAAGATCGTGACTTCTACCTAGAGAGAAGATACCCTTCATACGGTAACTTGGTACCACGTGACGTAGCCTCTCGTGCTGCAAAAGAGCGTTGCGATGCTGGTTTCGGTGTAAACGAGACTGGTAAGGCTGTTTACCTTGACTTTAAATATTCAATTGAGCGTTTAGGACGTGATGTTATCGAAGCTCGTTATGGAAACTTATTCCAGATGTATGAGAAGATTACTGATGTAAATCCATACAATGAGCCAATGCAGATTTATCCTGCAATTCACTACTCAATGGGTGGTGTATGGGTTGATTACAACTTGATGACTAACATCCCGGGTCTTTATGCTATTGGTGAGGCTAACTTCTCTGATCATGGTGGTAACCGTTTAGGTGCTTCTGCATTGATGCAAGGTTTAGCTGATGGATACTTTATCCTTCCTTACACTATTGGTGATTATTTGGCTGATGAAATTCAAACACCACGTATTGAATTGAATCACCCTGAATTCGACAAGAAAGAAAAAGCTGTTCAGGCTCGTCTAGAACGTCTTTACAATGTTAAAGGTGATAAATCAGTTGATTATTTCCATAAGCGTTTAGGAAACATCATGTGGGATTACGTAGGTATGGCTCGTAACGAAAAAGGCTTGAAATATGCTATCGAAGAGATTGCTAAGATCAAAGCTGATTTCTATAGCAATGTTCGCATTCCTGGTGATTTCGATGCTATGAATATCGAGCTTGAAAAAGCGGGTCGTGTGGCTGATTTCCTTGAATTAGGTGATTTGATGGCACGCGATGCATTGAACCGTAACGAATCTTGTGGTGGTCACTATCGTGAGGAGTCTGTAACCGAAGAAGGTGAAGCTAAACGTGATGATGAAAACTTTACTTTTGTATCAGCTTGGGAGTACCAAGGTGAAGATAAAGATCCTATTTTACACAAAGAAGATTTAGTATTCGAAACTGTTGAGTTAACTCAACGTTCATACAAGTAA
- a CDS encoding succinate dehydrogenase/fumarate reductase iron-sulfur subunit codes for MADKILKELTIKVWRQKNAKAKGKFESYKINDISTGTSFLEMLDILNEQLINDGIEPIAFDHDCREGICGMCSLYIDGRAHGPDDDITTCQLHMRKFEDGATITIEPWRAGAFPVIKDLIVDRTAFEKVLQSGGYISVNTGGVPDGNAIPISYDDAEEAMDAAACIGCGACVATCKNSSAMLFVSAKVSHLAKLPQGRVEATRRAKNMVAKMDELGFGNCTNTGACEVECPKGISIANIARLNREFLSATIKG; via the coding sequence ATGGCAGATAAGATATTAAAAGAATTAACGATAAAGGTTTGGCGTCAAAAGAATGCTAAAGCCAAAGGGAAATTTGAATCCTATAAAATCAACGATATCTCAACTGGAACATCATTCCTTGAGATGCTTGATATTCTTAATGAGCAACTAATTAATGATGGCATTGAGCCTATTGCATTCGATCACGATTGCCGTGAAGGTATTTGTGGAATGTGTAGCTTATACATCGACGGACGTGCTCATGGACCAGATGACGATATCACAACATGTCAATTGCACATGCGTAAATTCGAAGATGGTGCAACCATCACTATTGAGCCTTGGAGAGCTGGAGCATTTCCGGTAATCAAAGACTTAATCGTTGATCGTACTGCTTTTGAAAAAGTGCTTCAGTCTGGTGGTTACATCTCTGTAAACACAGGTGGTGTACCTGATGGAAATGCAATTCCTATTTCTTACGATGATGCTGAAGAAGCTATGGATGCTGCAGCTTGTATCGGTTGTGGTGCTTGTGTAGCAACGTGTAAAAACTCATCGGCAATGTTGTTCGTTTCTGCTAAGGTATCTCACCTTGCAAAACTTCCACAAGGTCGTGTTGAAGCTACTCGTCGTGCTAAGAACATGGTGGCTAAAATGGATGAGCTAGGTTTTGGTAACTGTACCAATACAGGTGCTTGTGAGGTAGAATGTCCTAAGGGAATTTCTATTGCAAACATTGCTCGTTTGAACCGCGAATTCTTAAGCGCTACGATTAAGGGCTAA
- a CDS encoding septal ring lytic transglycosylase RlpA family protein, translating into MKSFALVVVLVICSSGLSAQLAPLQVIKGKASFYSDWFDGRLTANGEFFSQEEYTAAHMTFPFGTWLEVTNLDNQKSVYVRVNDRGPYVKGRIIDLSKAAASAIGDLNQGIFNVEIRVVNRLDILVLPLNISKKKKSVPLRQRSSYLDFNLISP; encoded by the coding sequence ATGAAGTCGTTTGCCTTAGTTGTTGTTTTAGTAATTTGCAGTTCTGGTTTATCTGCGCAATTGGCTCCTTTACAAGTAATAAAAGGGAAGGCATCTTTTTATTCGGATTGGTTTGATGGGCGGCTTACTGCTAACGGTGAATTTTTCTCACAGGAAGAATATACTGCTGCGCATATGACTTTCCCTTTTGGGACTTGGCTTGAGGTAACAAACCTTGATAATCAGAAATCTGTTTACGTAAGAGTAAATGATCGAGGTCCTTACGTGAAGGGAAGGATAATTGACTTATCTAAAGCAGCAGCCAGTGCTATTGGAGATTTGAATCAGGGGATTTTTAATGTTGAGATTAGAGTTGTAAATCGATTGGATATATTGGTTCTACCTCTCAATATAAGTAAAAAGAAAAAGAGCGTTCCCCTAAGGCAACGCTCTTCATATCTCGATTTTAATCTAATTAGCCCTTAA